A part of Halobacillus shinanisalinarum genomic DNA contains:
- a CDS encoding FAD-binding oxidoreductase codes for MELKELLDETVIPNKTFGNNGLSVVIPKSEQEISQVLKLAHEEGKKVSIISGGTKRGYGGLIEEYDYLLSLANYKGIVEHTVGDMTVTVRPGTTIDELKNYLKEHNQMVSIDPNWPKDSTIGGVIAANESGPKRLKYGSARDLVIGLRIVYPDGSIIRTGGKVVKNVAGYDMNKLFIGSMGTLGVISEITLKLRPTPKYESLVILSMQKDRLEELRSFIVEIQDSMIEPASLELLNPALSNKLLNRNGYHLLISFEDVERSVHYQEDWVERHKPNEAKTEHLTVEASREFWKEFSSLAPNGLQDQDVEEYVEAVLKIASKNLLVLDIIEETERIQEKYHVEIEAHGGVGHGISHLILKGAESSVKSSISDIQDFTKLQSGYVTIKHLPLKLRSELSVWGETPSYFFLLQGIKAKVDPNNTLNYKRFIGGI; via the coding sequence ATGGAGTTAAAAGAATTATTGGATGAAACAGTCATCCCGAATAAAACGTTCGGCAATAATGGTTTATCTGTTGTGATACCAAAAAGTGAACAAGAGATTTCACAAGTACTAAAACTTGCTCATGAAGAAGGGAAAAAAGTTTCCATCATTAGTGGAGGGACTAAGCGGGGGTACGGGGGGTTAATTGAGGAATACGACTATTTACTTTCTTTGGCGAACTATAAAGGGATCGTTGAACATACTGTTGGTGATATGACGGTCACTGTAAGGCCTGGTACGACAATTGATGAATTGAAAAATTATCTTAAAGAGCACAATCAAATGGTTTCTATAGACCCAAACTGGCCTAAGGATTCTACAATCGGAGGAGTAATTGCAGCCAATGAAAGTGGACCCAAAAGGTTAAAGTACGGTTCCGCACGAGACTTGGTTATTGGGCTGCGCATTGTTTATCCGGATGGGAGTATCATTCGCACCGGCGGGAAAGTTGTAAAAAATGTCGCCGGCTATGATATGAATAAACTTTTTATTGGTTCAATGGGGACGTTAGGAGTCATTTCTGAAATAACATTGAAGTTACGTCCGACACCAAAGTATGAAAGCCTAGTGATTCTTTCTATGCAAAAGGATAGGCTTGAAGAATTAAGGTCATTTATTGTGGAGATCCAGGATTCTATGATAGAACCAGCTTCATTGGAGCTGCTAAATCCTGCACTATCGAATAAGTTACTTAATAGAAATGGATATCATCTATTAATCTCGTTTGAAGATGTTGAGCGTTCTGTTCATTATCAAGAAGACTGGGTGGAGCGTCACAAACCTAATGAAGCTAAGACCGAACATTTAACAGTAGAGGCGTCTAGAGAGTTTTGGAAGGAGTTCTCTTCGCTGGCCCCTAATGGCCTGCAAGACCAGGATGTTGAGGAATATGTTGAGGCGGTTCTTAAAATAGCGAGTAAAAACTTACTTGTGCTCGATATTATTGAGGAAACTGAAAGAATTCAGGAAAAATATCATGTGGAAATAGAGGCTCATGGGGGCGTGGGTCATGGAATAAGTCACCTCATTCTGAAAGGTGCTGAATCTAGTGTTAAGTCTTCGATATCTGATATACAGGACTTTACAAAACTGCAAAGTGGCTATGTAACCATCAAACACCTTCCACTTAAACTCAGATCTGAGTTAAGTGTGTGGGGAGAAACTCCTTCTTATTTCTTCCTGCTCCAAGGTATTAAGGCTAAAGTAGATCCCAATAATACCTTGAACTATAAGCGATTCATAGGGGGAATATAA